CTTTTTCTGCAATAACTTTTTTGGGAGCGGGTGCTTTTTCAATCAATGGTTTGTCAATCACCTTGTCCACGTATGCCACTATGCTCTGGTCATTTTTAACTTCGTTCAGGATTTTAAGCACATCTTTTTCTTTGGGCAGTTTTATTTCCTTTTTTTCTGGAAACATCATGACAATGACCATGTTTTTATCAGTGGATAGTTTTGCCGATAAGGCGTTTACATCTTCAAGAGTTATTTCGGGCAGGAATTTTTTGTAAAGTTCATATTCAAATTCAATTCCTGGCATGGGTTCACCTTCGAGATGGTGGCGCTGAATTTCAGAAGCAAAATTGGCTGATTTTACCTGATTGCGTTCATTGTAGAGCTTTTCCATCCCTTTCATCATGTCAAGCTTTTGACGTTCAAGCTCGGTACGGGTAAATCCAAAACGCTTAACCCTTTCATTTTCAGTCAGTAATAGTTTTAAGGTTGCAAGAGCCTGATTGTTTTTGGCCATACCAATCAACATATAAGCACTTTTCGCCCTGACTATGCTTCCCTCTCCGGTTGTTGCAAACATAAATGGCGGATTTTCTGATTGTGCTATTTCGCTGATTCTTTCGTTCAGCATGCCGATATATAGCTGACGAATCAGATTTTCCTTATATACTTCATAACTGCCTTGTTTTACAGGGTCGTGTTTGATGAAGACCTGAACAAGGTTGTAGGGAAATTCTTTGTCGGCAGTGATGGAAACCAATGTCTTGTCATGATCAGGTACTTCGTAATTTTTTCTTTCCCTTGGATTCTCCTTTTTGGGGATGGGCGAAAAATATTTGTTGATGAGAGCAATCACATCATCGGCTTTAAAATCGCCAACAGCAGCCACGGCTATCAGGTCGGGGCGATACCAGTCGTTGTAAAAGCGGGTAAAGACATCATAGGGAGCTTTTTCAAAAACTTCCGGTTTCCCGATAACCATTCTGTCAGCATAATGGCTGTTCAGAAAAAGTTTGGGGAAATACTGACGCGACATACGCTCCTGTGCCCCCTGGCCTAATCGCCATTCTTCCTTGATAACGCCTCTTTCCTTGTCGATTTCTTCCTTTTCAAAACTGACATTGTGTGCCCATTCTGAAAGTATTTGTATGCCGGTATCCAGATACTGGGGTTTGTCAAGAGGAATGGTCAGCATGTAAACGGTTTCATCAAAGCTGGTGTAAGCATTCAGCTCTGCTCCGAATTTCATCCCGATGGACTCAAGAAAATTGATGAGTTCATGTTTCTGAAAGTTTTTCGTTCCGTTAAATGCCATGTGCTCACAGAAATGAGCAATCCCTAACTGGTCGTCATCTTCGAGTATTGATCCTGCATTGACAATAATTCTTAATTCTGCCCTGTTTTTGGGGTATGAATTCTCTCTGACATAATATTTGATGCCATTGGGCAGGGTGCCTGTTTTAACGCGGCTATCAAGAGGAATTTCTGATTTAAGGTCTGAAGGTACTTTAATTTCCTGACTCAAACCAATACTTGTCAGTAACAGAAAAATGCTGACAAGCATCATGATTTTTTTCAATAAAAAATTTTTCATAATCAACAACATTAACATTTTAAAAGGGTGCAAAGTTAAATTAATTATTAAACGTAAAATGACTTGCAAATTGTCTTTAGGCTGAAATATTGTCTGGCTTTCAGGATTTTAAAAATTTCTGCCGGGAAATAAAGGTGGATTAAGGCTTAAGTTTTCAGGACTTATAAAAAACAGAGAATTAAAAATCAGTGAATCAGTACCTCTTCAACTTGGTAGCCGTAATAGCCACAGAAAACCTAAAAAGTTGCATCTTTGCAGTCGAAAAATGGTGGTTTATGGAATATCCTTCTGAGGTAATCAGAGAATTGGTTGAGCAACTGACAAAACTTCCGGGCATTGGAAAACGGACAGCCCTTCGTATGGTTCTCAGCCTGCTGAAAGATAAAGATACGGAGGTTGAAAAGCTGGGTGAGCTGATTAAAAACCTTAAAACAAAAATTAAATATTGCCAGATATGCCATACCATCAGCGATGATGATGTTTGTAAGATTTGTTCCGACCATCAGCGGGATAAGGAAAGCATTTGTGTGGTGGAAAGCCACCGCGACCTGATTGCCATTGAAAACACCGGGCAATACAGGGGTCTTTATCATGTTTTGGGCGGATTGATAAATCCGCTGGAAGGAACCGGCCCCGATGATATTCACCTCAACAGCCTGCTTCAGCGGGTTGAAAGGGAAAATCCAAAAGAGGTTATCTTTGCTTTGTCGGCAACCCTTGAAGGGGATACAACCATGTATTATATCGGAAAAGAGCTTAATGCAAAAAATGTAAGAACATCAGTCATTTCCCGCGGCATTTCTGTTGGCGGAGAACTGGAATTTGCCGATGAAATTACTTTAGGTCGCTCCATCCTGCAACGGACGCCTTATAAAATCTAAATGATGATTCTTTCGGTCGTTATTGTTAATTACAATGTCAAGTACTTTCTTGAACAATGCCTCATTTCTGTAAAGAAGGCTATTGATTTCATGAAAGAAAAAAATCCTGAATTTCATTCAGAGGTCTTTGTGGTTGACAATAATTCCGTTGACAGTTCAGTCAGTATGGTAAAAAGCAAATTTCCTGATTGTCAGCTGATTGCGAATAAAAACAATGTGGGGTTCAGCGCTGCCAACAATCAGGCAATCAAAGTGGCAAAAGGGAAATATATCCTTTTACTCAATCCGGATACGGTAGTAGAGGAAAATACCTTTTGGGAAGCAGTCAGATTCTTTGAAGACCATCCCGATGCCGGAGGTCTTGGTGTGAAAATGATTGACGGAAAAGGCAATTTTCTTCCTGAATCAAAACGAAGCCTGCCTACTCCGGAAGTGGCATTTTATAAAATCTTTGGTTTTTCAAAGTTTTTTCCCCGCTCAAAACGTTTTGGGAAATACCACCTGAGCTATCTTGATGAAAATCAGATACACGAAGTGGAGGTGCTTTCGGGAGCCTGTTTTTTTATCAGAAAAGAGGTGCTGGATAAAACAGGCCTGCTCGATGAAACCTTTTTCATGTACGGAGAGGACATTGATTTGTCATACAGAATAATCAGGGCAGGCTTTAAAAATTATTATCTGCCGGTAACAAGAATTATTCACTATAAAGGCGAAAGCACTAAAAAAAGCAGTGTCAACTATGTCATTACCTTTTACAAGGCAATGATCATCTTTGCTCAGAAACACTTTACAGGAGGAAAAGCATGGTTTTTTTCCGTTTTGATACATCTGGCCATTTACCTGCGTGCCTTTCTGGCTATTTCGCACCGTTTGTTTAATGCCCTGATCCTTCCAGTTGCCGATATGGTTTTAATTTATCTCGGTTTAAATGCAGTCAGGATATTCTGGGAAAATGTCGGGCATGGCATTCCTTATCCAAGAGAGCTGATAATCAAATATTTTCCGCTTTATACACTCATTTGGGTGTTGTCACTGGCTTTTGTCAGGGGGCATGTCAAACCTTTTTCAATCGGAAAAATTACCAGAGGTATTTTACTTGGCGCTGTGGTCATCAGTATTTTTTATGCTTTTTTAAGTGAATCCGAACGTTTTTCTCGTGCCATCATTATTCTCGGGACTCTGTCTTCTTTTATGCTGACTTTTTTTAACCGTTTGGTCATTTCGTACATTCAGACAGGCTCGCTCCGGCTGAATTTCAACAAAAACCTCAGAATCGGAATTATCGGGAAACAAAAGGAATATCAGCGTGTCCGCCAGCTTCTTGACCATTCTGCTGTTGAATACAGTTTCTGCGGAAATATTTCACCTGATGAACAAAATATTCAGGATGAGGATTTTATCGGTAATGTTTCACAAATCGATGAGATTGTTAAAATTTATAAACTGAATGAGCTGATTTTTTGTGCAGAAGACATTTCATCTTCCCGCATTATCCGGCTTATGACAAGCATTGGCGACCGTCAGCTCATTTATAAAATTGCTCCGCCTCAGAGTCTTTTTATCATAGGCAGCAATCACAAGAATAAAACGGGAGACCTCTATACCATTGATATTCAGCTTTCTTTACTTCAGCCTGAGAATAAATTCAACAAGCGCATGTTCGACATCACTTCCGCTGCACTTTTCCTGATATTTTCACCCCTCCTGGTTTGGCTGGTCAAAGACAAAAAAGGTTTTTTCAGAAACCTGTTGTTTATTTTGTCAGGAAAAATTTCATGGGTAGGCTTTAATCCCCATGAAGACCTTTCAGGTTTTCCTTCCCTGAAAAAGGGGATATTTTATCCGGGCTTCAATACTTCCAAAACAACAGAAGTATCAGGCGATTTAAATCTTTTTTATGCCAGAGACTACAACCTGATGACCGACATTCAGATTTTACTCAGAAATTTTCACCATGCAGGTCGCCAGATCGAATAGCCGGAATTTTAACACTAATTTTGAACAATTTTCCAAATCAACACTATGGATTTTAATAAAGTTTTTAAAGTTGCTGAAATAGCAGAAATACTTGGTCGAAGGTTTACCGGCAATCCCGGCTTAGAAATTACAGGCATCAATGAGATTCACAAAGTAAGGCCCGGGGATATTACTTTTGTCGATATTGAAAAATACTACAAAAAAGCAATCTATTCAAAAGCTTCTCTGATCATTATCAATAATGAAGTAGATATTCCTGAAAACAAAGCATTGATTATCAGTGAAAATCCTTATGAAGATTATAAAAAACTGGTTTTACTGTTCAGGAAAGAGGAAAGAATTCCTGCTGAAGGTTTTTATTGTCACCCGGATTCTGAAATTGGCGAGGGGACCATACTCTATCCTCAGTGTTTTATCAGTCATGATGTCAAGATTGGCAGGAACTGTATCATTCATCCCAATGCAGTCATTCATGCAGGTACAGTGATTGGCGACAGGGTAATTTTAAAGGCTAACTGTGTCATCGGAGGAGATGCTTTTTATTACAGAAAACTAAGTGACGGATGGGAAAAATGGCCTTCCTGCGGAAGAACGATTATTGGTGATGATGTGCATATTGGTTCAGGCACCATGGTTGACAGGGGTGTTTCTGGCGATACCATTATTGGCAGGCAGACAAAAATTGATAATTTGTGTCAGATCGGGCATGGCGCTGAAATAGGGGAAAGATGTGTTATTGCCGGACAGGTAGCCATAGCTGGTAAAGTCATCATTGAAGAGGGTGTCCGTATCTGGGGACAATCCGGAGTGATTCAGTCGGTCAGGGTAGGGAAAGAGGCCGAAATTCTTGCCCGTTCATTGGTTACCAAAAGTTTACCGGGAGGAACCACCTATTATGGAAATCCTGCCCGTGAGGTCAGGCAGGCACTGAAAGAAATAGCTTACCTCAAAAACCTTCCTGAACTCATTGAATTATTAAGAAGATAAGAATCAGATTCTCAATGTTTCGTGATTATATTAGTTTGCTCAGGACTCTCACCTTCAAAAGATTTTTTAACGGGGTAAAAGTTGCCGTATCATTTTATTTATCAAGGCTTTTGCGAAAAACCATACACTGGGGCATGCCCATGAGCCTTTCGGTGGAACCAACCAATATCTGCAACCTGAAATGCCCTGAATGTCCGACAGGAATGAAAATACTGACCAGGAGGTCGGGAACACTTCATCCTGAGCTTTTCAGAAAAATCATTGATCAGGTTTATCCGACAACTCCTTATCTGACCTTGTATTTTCAGGGGGAACCTTACCTGAATCCCGACTTTTTTAATTTTGTCAACTATGCCCGAAAAAAGAAAATGTATGTTACCACTTCCACCAACGGGCATTTCCTGAATGAGGCAAATTGTGAGAAAACCGTCAGTTCAGGATTGAGTAAACTGATTATTTCCGTGGACGGAACCACACAGGATGTCTATCAGCAATACAGGGTGGGCGGTGATCTTCAGACGGTTATCCGCGGAATAAAATGCCTGATGGAAACTAAGAAAAAAATGAATTCCCTTTATCCCTTTGTTGTTCTTCAGTTTATTGTCTTCAGGCAAAATGAACATCAGATTGATGAAATCAGGAGAATTGCCCGCGAGACAGGTGTAGATTTTCTTGCCCTGAAAACCGCACAGGTGTATGATTATGAAAGTGGTAAAAACATTATTCCGGAAAACATCAAGTATTCAAGATACAGAAAAACAAAAGACGGCACATACATCATTCAGAATAAATATTACAACCATTGCTGGAGGAGCTGGCAGTCCTGTGTCATGACATGGGACGGTCACATTGTTCCCTGTTGTTTTGATAAAGATGCCCGCTACAAGGCAGGTTCCGTGCTTGAAAAACCTTTCAGGGAAATCTGGCACAGCGAAAGCCTAAATACTTTCAGGCAAAACATTCTGAAAGCAAGGAAAAATATCGACATTTGTACAAATTGTACGGAGGGAACAAAAATCTGGATTTGAAAAATCAGGCAAAAAATAGTGTAGTAAATAGTCAGGAAACTTTTTTTGAAAAAGTTTATGAGGTTGTTCGACAGATACCGTATGGAAGGGTCAGCACCTATGGCGATATTGCCGAATTTCTCGGGGCCAGAGGTTCAGCCCGTATGGTTGGCTGGGCAATGAATGCTTCCCATCAGGCTTATCCGCCTGTTCCGGCCCACAGGGTTGTCAACAGGCAGGGGCTTTTAACAGGAAAATTTCATTTTCAGACTCCTGATATGATGGAAAAACTGCTTCAAAATGAGGGTATTGAAGTTGAAGATAATCGGGTAGTTCATTTTATCAAAATCCGCTGGGTGCCCTCAAAAGAACTTATAAAAAGGGAAAAATGAAACAATTATTCATAGTCAGGCATGGGCATGCCCAAAATCAGACAGCAGGAAAAAGTGATCATGAACGACCACTGAGTGATCCGGGCAGGGATGAGGTAAGGCAACTTTCTGAGACCTTCAGAAAA
The window above is part of the Sphingobacteriales bacterium genome. Proteins encoded here:
- a CDS encoding insulinase family protein, translated to MKKIMMLVSIFLLLTSIGLSQEIKVPSDLKSEIPLDSRVKTGTLPNGIKYYVRENSYPKNRAELRIIVNAGSILEDDDQLGIAHFCEHMAFNGTKNFQKHELINFLESIGMKFGAELNAYTSFDETVYMLTIPLDKPQYLDTGIQILSEWAHNVSFEKEEIDKERGVIKEEWRLGQGAQERMSRQYFPKLFLNSHYADRMVIGKPEVFEKAPYDVFTRFYNDWYRPDLIAVAAVGDFKADDVIALINKYFSPIPKKENPRERKNYEVPDHDKTLVSITADKEFPYNLVQVFIKHDPVKQGSYEVYKENLIRQLYIGMLNERISEIAQSENPPFMFATTGEGSIVRAKSAYMLIGMAKNNQALATLKLLLTENERVKRFGFTRTELERQKLDMMKGMEKLYNERNQVKSANFASEIQRHHLEGEPMPGIEFEYELYKKFLPEITLEDVNALSAKLSTDKNMVIVMMFPEKKEIKLPKEKDVLKILNEVKNDQSIVAYVDKVIDKPLIEKAPAPKKVIAEKEIAEMGAVEWTLENGAKVIIKKTDFKNDEILMRAFSFGGRSVYPEQDDISAEYSADVIDMSGLGEFENVELQKLLAGKVVSVTPYISLNDEGFQGNSTPADFETLLQLTYLYFTQPRKDVKAYNNFITNETESLKNKGASPSDVFNDSIQAITNNYHKRFMPVTLDDLKKASHDRMMEIFRDRFSDASDFVFIFVGNIDLEKAKPLIEQYIGGLPSTNRKESFVDLNVKEPAGIVKRTIYKGKEPKATVYITFPGVFSYDMETRLKLDLMKDILNIRLRENIREDQSGTYGISAWVTQKKYPKESYSLNIYFGCAPENVDKLVAAVFDEINKLKTEGPSEINLNKVKETALRTREVNVRENRYWLNTINSYYYNKQNFSDYPKYEDIVKSFNQKDAMEYAKKYINTNHYIQIVLMPEK
- the recR gene encoding recombination protein RecR, yielding MEYPSEVIRELVEQLTKLPGIGKRTALRMVLSLLKDKDTEVEKLGELIKNLKTKIKYCQICHTISDDDVCKICSDHQRDKESICVVESHRDLIAIENTGQYRGLYHVLGGLINPLEGTGPDDIHLNSLLQRVERENPKEVIFALSATLEGDTTMYYIGKELNAKNVRTSVISRGISVGGELEFADEITLGRSILQRTPYKI
- a CDS encoding glycosyltransferase; the protein is MMILSVVIVNYNVKYFLEQCLISVKKAIDFMKEKNPEFHSEVFVVDNNSVDSSVSMVKSKFPDCQLIANKNNVGFSAANNQAIKVAKGKYILLLNPDTVVEENTFWEAVRFFEDHPDAGGLGVKMIDGKGNFLPESKRSLPTPEVAFYKIFGFSKFFPRSKRFGKYHLSYLDENQIHEVEVLSGACFFIRKEVLDKTGLLDETFFMYGEDIDLSYRIIRAGFKNYYLPVTRIIHYKGESTKKSSVNYVITFYKAMIIFAQKHFTGGKAWFFSVLIHLAIYLRAFLAISHRLFNALILPVADMVLIYLGLNAVRIFWENVGHGIPYPRELIIKYFPLYTLIWVLSLAFVRGHVKPFSIGKITRGILLGAVVISIFYAFLSESERFSRAIIILGTLSSFMLTFFNRLVISYIQTGSLRLNFNKNLRIGIIGKQKEYQRVRQLLDHSAVEYSFCGNISPDEQNIQDEDFIGNVSQIDEIVKIYKLNELIFCAEDISSSRIIRLMTSIGDRQLIYKIAPPQSLFIIGSNHKNKTGDLYTIDIQLSLLQPENKFNKRMFDITSAALFLIFSPLLVWLVKDKKGFFRNLLFILSGKISWVGFNPHEDLSGFPSLKKGIFYPGFNTSKTTEVSGDLNLFYARDYNLMTDIQILLRNFHHAGRQIE
- a CDS encoding UDP-3-O-(3-hydroxymyristoyl)glucosamine N-acyltransferase: MDFNKVFKVAEIAEILGRRFTGNPGLEITGINEIHKVRPGDITFVDIEKYYKKAIYSKASLIIINNEVDIPENKALIISENPYEDYKKLVLLFRKEERIPAEGFYCHPDSEIGEGTILYPQCFISHDVKIGRNCIIHPNAVIHAGTVIGDRVILKANCVIGGDAFYYRKLSDGWEKWPSCGRTIIGDDVHIGSGTMVDRGVSGDTIIGRQTKIDNLCQIGHGAEIGERCVIAGQVAIAGKVIIEEGVRIWGQSGVIQSVRVGKEAEILARSLVTKSLPGGTTYYGNPAREVRQALKEIAYLKNLPELIELLRR
- a CDS encoding radical SAM protein, coding for MRFSMFRDYISLLRTLTFKRFFNGVKVAVSFYLSRLLRKTIHWGMPMSLSVEPTNICNLKCPECPTGMKILTRRSGTLHPELFRKIIDQVYPTTPYLTLYFQGEPYLNPDFFNFVNYARKKKMYVTTSTNGHFLNEANCEKTVSSGLSKLIISVDGTTQDVYQQYRVGGDLQTVIRGIKCLMETKKKMNSLYPFVVLQFIVFRQNEHQIDEIRRIARETGVDFLALKTAQVYDYESGKNIIPENIKYSRYRKTKDGTYIIQNKYYNHCWRSWQSCVMTWDGHIVPCCFDKDARYKAGSVLEKPFREIWHSESLNTFRQNILKARKNIDICTNCTEGTKIWI
- a CDS encoding MGMT family protein yields the protein MKNQAKNSVVNSQETFFEKVYEVVRQIPYGRVSTYGDIAEFLGARGSARMVGWAMNASHQAYPPVPAHRVVNRQGLLTGKFHFQTPDMMEKLLQNEGIEVEDNRVVHFIKIRWVPSKELIKREK